In Zobellia roscoffensis, the following are encoded in one genomic region:
- a CDS encoding tetratricopeptide repeat-containing sensor histidine kinase, whose translation MGACTSVNDGDRTKDERVVDSVLLYYNISKDKSLSLKERQSAINKSFQELEGLATDSLYGYVLDQKSMLHFSSREYDSLLDYSNLLLSHGFKIDKASLLAEHYYLRGYYFAEIKHDYFKAVENYSKSKEYYIRVKDSSQAGENLMNIGIIQKNSNDFFGSKETLTDALRFLKSPIKRANCYNALATNHRKLLNFTDAIDYYQKAISITESVNNRIIYENNLAASYIDNKEFDKAIVLLQKIGKDSTATINQKEYARIKDNLAYAKWVSGLPVDDYELMEPLRLRIEKKDRRGQIASYTHLGEYYSKDNPRKARSYFDSVMQLSKFLKIPRAEKDVLKLLMELEPANVKVRDRYAFLQDSLYDQELKVKTQFAKYRYDDKLKQESILQLEKENAERQLEVAEQRNQKIISYSGLAFVLVISVCGVFFFIQRARRLKQQNRTAKIEATYETEAEFSRKLHDDFAGKLNHAMVLLQNGSDTTEVLNVVDGLYSQSRDFSRKINDVDTGSRFKEVLFGMLSSYGKNTQLLVTGSKEVDWGILSDLTKKTLYKVLQEFMINMQKHSGASVVSIDFEQTKTKLKIQYVDNGNGAAKGSLNNKNGLWNTEKRILAINGSLTFDSEKGEGFKAQVEIPN comes from the coding sequence ATGGGTGCCTGTACTTCTGTAAACGACGGCGATAGAACAAAAGATGAACGGGTTGTAGATAGTGTGTTGTTATATTATAATATCTCAAAAGATAAGTCGCTCTCACTCAAAGAAAGGCAAAGTGCCATAAATAAATCGTTTCAGGAATTAGAAGGTTTAGCTACCGATTCGCTTTATGGGTATGTGCTTGATCAAAAAAGTATGCTTCATTTTAGCTCAAGGGAATATGATAGTCTTTTAGACTATAGCAACTTACTTCTAAGTCATGGGTTTAAAATTGATAAGGCATCACTTTTAGCGGAACATTATTATTTAAGAGGCTACTATTTCGCTGAAATAAAGCATGATTATTTCAAGGCTGTTGAGAATTATTCCAAGTCTAAAGAATATTATATTAGGGTGAAGGATAGTAGTCAAGCAGGGGAAAACCTTATGAATATTGGTATCATCCAAAAAAACAGTAATGACTTTTTTGGTAGTAAAGAGACGCTAACAGATGCCTTAAGGTTCTTGAAATCTCCTATAAAAAGAGCTAATTGCTACAATGCACTAGCAACAAACCATAGAAAGTTATTGAACTTTACTGATGCGATAGATTATTATCAAAAAGCAATTAGCATAACAGAATCCGTAAATAACAGAATCATTTATGAAAATAATTTGGCCGCCAGTTATATTGATAATAAGGAGTTTGACAAGGCTATTGTTCTGCTTCAAAAAATAGGGAAAGATTCTACGGCCACTATAAACCAAAAAGAGTATGCACGTATAAAAGATAACTTGGCCTATGCAAAATGGGTGTCAGGTTTGCCTGTTGATGACTATGAGCTTATGGAGCCGTTAAGATTAAGAATAGAAAAAAAGGATAGAAGGGGGCAGATTGCTAGTTATACTCATTTGGGAGAGTACTATAGTAAAGATAATCCTAGAAAGGCCAGGTCCTACTTTGATTCGGTTATGCAATTGTCAAAATTTTTGAAAATACCTCGTGCAGAAAAGGATGTTTTAAAGTTGCTAATGGAGTTAGAGCCGGCCAATGTTAAGGTAAGGGACCGTTATGCTTTTTTGCAGGATAGTCTATATGATCAAGAATTAAAAGTAAAGACCCAATTTGCCAAGTACAGATATGATGACAAACTTAAGCAGGAATCTATACTTCAATTAGAAAAGGAAAATGCGGAACGTCAACTAGAAGTTGCCGAACAGCGCAATCAGAAAATAATATCATACTCAGGTTTAGCATTTGTTCTGGTGATATCTGTTTGTGGCGTATTCTTTTTCATACAGAGGGCAAGGCGTTTGAAACAGCAGAACAGAACGGCAAAAATAGAAGCCACCTATGAAACCGAGGCGGAATTTTCAAGAAAACTACACGATGATTTTGCGGGAAAACTAAACCATGCCATGGTATTGCTTCAGAACGGTTCGGATACTACAGAGGTTTTAAATGTTGTTGACGGTTTATATAGTCAGAGTAGGGATTTTTCTAGGAAAATCAATGATGTTGATACTGGCTCAAGATTCAAAGAAGTACTTTTTGGTATGTTAAGCAGTTATGGTAAGAACACCCAACTATTAGTTACCGGAAGTAAGGAGGTAGATTGGGGCATCTTATCGGATTTAACTAAGAAAACCCTGTATAAGGTACTTCAAGAGTTTATGATAAATATGCAAAAGCATAGTGGGGCTTCAGTAGTTTCTATAGATTTTGAACAGACCAAGACCAAGTTGAAAATACAGTATGTGGATAATGGCAATGGAGCAGCAAAAGGTAGCCTAAATAATAAAAATGGACTATGGAATACAGAAAAGCGTATTCTAGCCATTAACGGAAGTCTTACTTTTGATTCTGAGAAGGGCGAAGGTTTTAAAGCCCAAGTTGAAATTCCGAATTAA
- a CDS encoding AraC family transcriptional regulator, with the protein MNSNSTLPVFKISNFDDYNNCMKFETNFYIRNFSEHVKENLFIEKPHGHNFYLVLLITKGSGSHTIDFKEYDVSPGAFFIVSPGQIHQWKLSKDVDGYILFFTKEFFLHDFNTEKLTRLPFFNSTFSLPVFNLDEEEIEEIQSKYELIHKEYNNRSLSYEEMIRTYLNAMFIILSRVYLTESKKGQKFNYDLQQLNRYEALVDKYFKLHRPISCYSKKMNISDRQLSYLCKKTIGKTPSQILINRIILEAKRLIIHSNLTISSISEELNYNDTSYFIRLFKKITNQTPEQFRNAQYNRY; encoded by the coding sequence ATGAATTCTAATAGTACACTTCCTGTTTTTAAGATTTCAAATTTTGATGATTATAATAATTGTATGAAGTTTGAAACGAACTTCTACATTCGTAATTTCAGTGAACATGTAAAAGAGAATTTATTTATTGAGAAACCACATGGTCATAATTTTTACCTTGTTTTATTAATTACAAAAGGAAGTGGTAGCCATACGATAGATTTTAAGGAATATGATGTATCTCCCGGAGCATTTTTTATTGTTTCTCCTGGCCAAATTCATCAATGGAAGTTATCAAAAGATGTAGATGGTTATATTTTATTCTTTACGAAAGAGTTTTTTTTACACGATTTTAATACAGAGAAACTAACTCGACTTCCTTTTTTTAATTCAACCTTTAGTTTACCGGTGTTTAATTTAGATGAAGAGGAGATAGAGGAAATACAATCAAAATACGAGCTTATTCATAAGGAATATAATAATAGGTCATTGAGTTATGAAGAAATGATTCGTACATATTTAAACGCAATGTTTATTATTCTGTCTAGAGTTTATTTGACCGAGAGTAAAAAGGGGCAAAAATTTAATTATGATTTGCAACAGTTAAATAGGTATGAGGCTTTAGTGGATAAATATTTTAAATTACATCGGCCTATTTCTTGCTACTCTAAGAAAATGAATATATCGGATAGACAACTAAGTTATCTTTGTAAAAAGACTATAGGGAAAACCCCTTCACAAATTCTAATCAATCGGATAATTTTGGAAGCAAAACGTCTTATTATTCATTCTAATCTCACAATTTCTTCTATATCGGAAGAACTTAATTATAATGACACTTCGTATTTTATAAGGTTATTTAAAAAAATCACAAATCAGACTCCGGAACAGTTTCGTAATGCTCAGTACAATAGGTATTGA
- a CDS encoding MSMEG_0572/Sll0783 family nitrogen starvation response protein — protein sequence MPKVEMEMHKDGDFFVDYENKVFDDVKAKTGEKALVTFHTVAFEGSIGLVNILTATRLQRKGFETSILLYGPGVTLGIQRGFPTLGSEAFPGHLNYAVRLKKFMEEGGKIYACRFALQALYGHGEPSLLPGIEPISPLDVLDIQLIHRNENAFVVNTWTM from the coding sequence ATGCCTAAAGTAGAAATGGAAATGCACAAAGACGGAGACTTTTTTGTGGATTATGAAAACAAAGTATTTGATGACGTAAAAGCAAAAACAGGAGAAAAAGCCCTTGTTACTTTTCACACAGTTGCTTTTGAAGGGTCTATTGGTCTAGTAAATATATTAACTGCAACTAGGCTACAACGTAAAGGTTTTGAAACATCAATATTATTATATGGACCTGGAGTTACTTTGGGAATTCAACGAGGTTTCCCCACTTTAGGAAGCGAAGCTTTTCCTGGACATTTAAATTATGCCGTAAGACTTAAAAAATTCATGGAAGAGGGTGGTAAAATTTACGCTTGCCGCTTTGCCCTGCAAGCACTTTATGGTCATGGAGAGCCCTCATTATTGCCAGGTATAGAGCCCATTAGCCCGTTAGATGTTTTGGACATTCAATTAATACATCGCAATGAAAATGCATTCGTGGTGAATACTTGGACAATGTAA
- a CDS encoding Nit6803 family nitrilase, whose translation MAIFKKPIVRGAAVQISPVLESKSGTLGKVADAIVEAGKNNADIVVFPETLVPNYPYFSFIKPAVSIRKDHTKLYEESVVVPSEDTDFIGGLAKENNIVVVLGVNERDGGTLYNTQLVFDTTGELVLKRRKITPTYHERMIWGQGDGSGLKAVDTTIGRIGALACWEHYNPLARFALMNDHEEIHCSQFPGSMVGQIFADQMEVTMRHHALESGCFVINSTGYLYPKQVEKITGDTAMQKVLDKGCFTAIISPEGVILSDVLSEGEGIVYADMDMSLITKRKRMMDSVGHYSRPELLSLNIDKSQKNLVQETNASLKKEQDERYTNTREQSYFTE comes from the coding sequence ATGGCGATATTCAAAAAACCCATTGTAAGAGGAGCTGCGGTACAAATATCGCCAGTTTTAGAAAGTAAGTCAGGTACTTTAGGCAAGGTTGCAGATGCAATTGTTGAGGCCGGGAAAAACAACGCAGACATTGTTGTTTTTCCTGAAACCTTAGTTCCTAACTACCCCTATTTTTCTTTTATAAAACCGGCGGTTAGTATCCGCAAAGACCATACAAAATTGTATGAGGAAAGTGTTGTAGTTCCGAGTGAAGACACTGATTTTATTGGTGGATTGGCCAAAGAAAATAACATAGTAGTTGTTTTGGGGGTGAACGAACGAGATGGAGGAACCTTATACAACACCCAACTCGTTTTTGACACAACCGGAGAACTAGTTCTTAAGCGTCGGAAGATAACACCCACCTATCATGAACGCATGATCTGGGGCCAAGGTGATGGCAGTGGTTTAAAAGCAGTGGACACAACTATTGGCAGAATTGGAGCATTAGCCTGTTGGGAGCATTATAACCCCTTAGCAAGATTTGCCCTTATGAATGATCATGAAGAAATACACTGCAGTCAGTTTCCCGGCTCCATGGTAGGGCAAATATTCGCTGATCAAATGGAGGTAACCATGAGGCACCACGCACTAGAGTCCGGTTGTTTCGTGATAAATTCAACTGGGTACCTCTATCCTAAACAGGTTGAAAAAATAACCGGCGATACAGCTATGCAAAAAGTATTGGACAAAGGGTGTTTTACCGCGATTATTTCCCCTGAGGGAGTGATTTTATCAGATGTACTAAGTGAAGGCGAAGGTATTGTTTATGCCGACATGGACATGAGTCTAATCACCAAAAGAAAACGAATGATGGATTCCGTAGGTCATTACTCTAGACCAGAATTATTGTCTTTAAACATAGACAAAAGTCAAAAAAACTTAGTGCAGGAAACGAATGCGTCATTAAAAAAAGAGCAAGATGAACGATACACTAATACAAGAGAGCAATCATATTTTACTGAATGA
- a CDS encoding MSMEG_0568 family radical SAM protein — MNDTLIQESNHILLNEIQASGIRLEDVTDLTVRKGGAGPTDHKAITIFNTTVMIPVLSHAAESSPFTATRPTKMGLASLKKDGKILTTIRFIKEPKFYKEKSSDGTPFWKIARLHSKDVLATTVLQTCIRYKNKETSCQFCAIEESLKHETTIAYKRPQQLAEVAKCAVELDGISQFIMTTGTPASSDRGAKILFESVKAVAEAVNIPIQVQCEPPDTFDWFLKLKNAGASSIGMHLEAVTNRVRNKIMPGKASVSLDFYFKAFRAAVEIFGKGNVSTYILAGLGDTEDEILLMCDKLVDIGVYPFVVPFVPVRNTPLENHSAPSKDFMHKILDPLALSLVNAGMTSETLESGCAKCGACSTLSAFEKKHSA; from the coding sequence ATGAACGATACACTAATACAAGAGAGCAATCATATTTTACTGAATGAGATACAAGCAAGCGGAATTAGATTAGAAGATGTTACGGACCTTACGGTTCGTAAAGGAGGCGCTGGTCCTACTGACCATAAAGCCATTACCATTTTCAATACAACGGTGATGATTCCGGTTCTAAGCCATGCTGCGGAAAGCTCACCATTTACAGCAACCAGACCCACAAAAATGGGATTAGCATCCTTAAAAAAAGATGGTAAGATACTTACTACCATACGTTTTATTAAGGAACCTAAATTTTATAAGGAAAAAAGTTCTGATGGCACCCCTTTCTGGAAAATTGCAAGATTACACAGCAAAGATGTTTTAGCAACCACAGTGCTTCAAACCTGTATTAGATATAAAAACAAAGAGACTTCATGCCAGTTCTGTGCTATTGAAGAATCCTTAAAACATGAAACTACAATTGCCTACAAGAGACCTCAACAATTAGCAGAGGTAGCTAAATGCGCAGTAGAACTAGATGGAATTTCCCAGTTTATCATGACTACCGGCACTCCTGCCAGTTCTGACAGAGGAGCGAAAATTTTGTTCGAAAGTGTGAAGGCAGTAGCCGAAGCCGTAAATATCCCCATCCAGGTACAATGTGAACCGCCCGATACTTTTGATTGGTTTCTTAAATTAAAAAATGCAGGTGCAAGCTCTATTGGAATGCATTTAGAAGCGGTCACTAATCGGGTCAGAAATAAGATAATGCCGGGCAAAGCCAGTGTTTCCTTAGACTTTTATTTTAAAGCCTTTAGGGCCGCCGTCGAAATCTTTGGCAAAGGTAATGTAAGTACTTACATACTGGCCGGTCTTGGGGATACGGAAGACGAAATCCTACTCATGTGCGATAAATTGGTTGACATAGGCGTATACCCCTTTGTAGTTCCTTTTGTACCCGTTAGGAACACTCCCTTGGAAAACCATAGCGCACCCAGTAAGGACTTTATGCACAAAATTTTAGACCCTTTGGCGCTATCGTTAGTTAACGCCGGAATGACATCTGAGACATTAGAATCAGGCTGTGCCAAATGTGGCGCGTGCTCTACACTTTCCGCATTCGAAAAAAAACATAGCGCATGA
- a CDS encoding MSMEG_0567/Sll0786 family nitrogen starvation N-acetyltransferase yields MIYFQTNKKDRGLDFIDINIPNNLVQLNAYYNTRNAIFCKEQGIFEDSDYDTHDQKAIPIIAVNHYLGSPDEVVGVVRIYEDKHREWFGGRLGVVKEHRSFSKFICPNLFKKEEVSPLYQMSIAASLIYRAVSLANYIGCDKFSAYVQKQNVKLFQRLYWNCIEEVQIHGVTHFLMEADLDAYPATPIFGASLENTASLSELLKIA; encoded by the coding sequence ATGATATACTTCCAAACAAATAAAAAAGATCGCGGACTGGATTTTATAGATATTAACATCCCCAATAATCTCGTTCAATTAAATGCCTATTACAACACACGCAACGCTATCTTTTGTAAAGAGCAAGGTATTTTTGAAGATTCGGATTACGATACTCACGACCAAAAAGCCATTCCTATTATTGCCGTAAATCATTATTTAGGGTCGCCAGACGAGGTTGTAGGTGTGGTCAGAATTTATGAAGATAAGCATCGGGAATGGTTTGGAGGGCGCTTAGGGGTAGTGAAAGAACACAGATCCTTCTCAAAGTTCATTTGTCCAAATCTCTTCAAAAAGGAAGAAGTTTCTCCACTCTATCAAATGTCAATAGCGGCAAGTTTAATATACAGAGCAGTGTCTTTGGCCAACTATATTGGTTGTGATAAATTTTCGGCATATGTACAGAAACAAAATGTAAAATTGTTTCAACGGTTATATTGGAATTGTATTGAAGAAGTTCAAATACATGGTGTTACACATTTCTTGATGGAAGCCGATTTGGATGCCTATCCAGCAACGCCAATTTTTGGTGCTTCCCTAGAAAACACGGCGAGTCTTTCAGAACTACTAAAAATAGCATAA
- a CDS encoding sll0787 family AIR synthase-like protein: protein MTSNTISITPILEKLRQHPDIKDKRRIAQTYEHIGSSIHSSTYFPEEFSSILLGDDTAVIPQKDGSNLLLAAEGIVPYFLDKDPWFAGYSAVMVNISDICAMGGLPIAVTDTLYTKDAKDSLEIWQGMLAASKAYGVPIVGGHTCYHMDNRALSVSILGKATENVLTSFNAKPGESILLAIDQNGAYYKDYAFWNASTTASSKELQEKAKIPHLIANEKWSSTAKDVSMGGIIGTICMLLNTSEVGAKINLQNITKPAEIAWEKWLSSFPSYGYILTCSSENITSIQSVFSDKGVTCDCIGQITKKTELIIEYEDQKIKF, encoded by the coding sequence ATGACCTCCAACACCATATCCATAACACCCATCTTGGAAAAACTTAGACAGCATCCGGATATTAAGGACAAGAGACGAATTGCACAGACCTATGAGCATATTGGGAGTTCTATACACAGTAGCACCTATTTCCCAGAAGAATTTTCTTCTATTCTATTAGGGGATGACACCGCAGTAATACCACAAAAAGACGGTAGTAACTTGTTACTGGCAGCAGAAGGAATTGTTCCTTATTTCTTGGATAAGGATCCTTGGTTTGCCGGCTATTCTGCCGTAATGGTAAATATTAGTGATATCTGCGCCATGGGCGGATTACCAATAGCCGTTACGGATACCTTATATACAAAAGATGCAAAAGACAGTCTTGAGATTTGGCAAGGAATGTTGGCGGCTTCCAAAGCTTACGGAGTACCTATAGTTGGAGGCCACACATGCTACCATATGGACAACAGGGCATTGAGCGTCTCTATTTTAGGAAAGGCAACAGAGAATGTATTGACTAGTTTTAATGCGAAACCAGGAGAATCTATATTATTGGCCATAGACCAGAACGGGGCATATTATAAAGATTATGCCTTTTGGAATGCAAGTACAACGGCGTCGTCCAAGGAGCTACAAGAGAAAGCGAAAATTCCTCATTTAATAGCCAATGAAAAATGGAGTTCAACTGCAAAGGATGTTAGTATGGGCGGCATAATTGGCACAATTTGTATGCTACTCAACACTTCAGAAGTTGGTGCCAAAATTAATTTACAGAACATCACAAAACCTGCTGAAATAGCATGGGAAAAATGGCTATCTAGCTTTCCTAGTTATGGATATATCCTGACCTGCAGTTCCGAAAACATAACATCTATACAATCAGTCTTTTCAGATAAAGGTGTTACCTGTGATTGTATTGGACAGATAACCAAGAAAACAGAATTAATCATAGAGTACGAAGACCAAAAAATAAAATTTTAA
- a CDS encoding MSMEG_0570 family nitrogen starvation response protein, which produces MPITYINIEWPDNQKDQVYSPSSVINEYLKPGESLSLEEFLTRCTTGLNEASERVRLKFGYSCTSAQAESSRISEKCQNYDAKKIVKIV; this is translated from the coding sequence ATGCCAATAACTTACATTAATATAGAGTGGCCTGACAATCAAAAGGACCAAGTATACTCCCCTTCTAGCGTCATAAATGAATACCTGAAACCTGGTGAGTCTCTAAGTTTAGAAGAATTCTTGACCCGTTGTACTACAGGTCTAAACGAGGCAAGCGAGCGTGTACGGTTAAAGTTTGGGTATTCATGTACATCGGCGCAAGCAGAATCATCAAGAATAAGTGAAAAGTGTCAAAATTATGATGCAAAAAAAATAGTGAAAATAGTTTAA
- a CDS encoding MSMEG_0569 family flavin-dependent oxidoreductase yields the protein MSHFQVIIIGGGQAGLSASYCLKQDNINHLILDRGEIGDSWSKRRWDSFCLVTPNWQCRLPGFDYDGNDPKGFMVKDEIVDYVKRYANSFNPPIKGNVEVRKVYKKEKSEIFEVSTSIGDFTADKVIIAAGAYHIPNILPISSHIGDDIKQLHSADYKNSEQLPDGSVLVVGSGQSGAQIAEDLHIAGKKVYLSVGTAPRAPRTYRGKDAVEWLEDMGYYDQPIESHPDPEEARHKTNHYLTGRDGGRDIDLRKLALEGVTLRGQINNIQDTNIYFNDDLTYNLDEADKTYNRIQSNIDEYIENNNIDAPPPSRYTSLWEPSLKNQEPLNYKKEDIKAIVWCTGFRVDYSWVDFPKVYDSRGFPSYNRGVTEEKGLYFIGLPWLHTWGSGRFSHVGQDASYIAQHIVDKFNNELVETCLTRK from the coding sequence ATGAGTCATTTCCAAGTAATCATCATAGGAGGAGGTCAAGCTGGTCTATCGGCAAGCTACTGCTTAAAACAAGATAACATAAACCATTTAATTTTAGATCGCGGTGAGATAGGAGATTCTTGGTCCAAACGCAGATGGGATTCTTTTTGCTTGGTTACTCCTAACTGGCAGTGTAGACTTCCCGGTTTTGATTATGACGGTAATGACCCTAAAGGATTTATGGTTAAAGATGAAATAGTAGACTATGTAAAAAGGTATGCCAATTCATTTAACCCACCTATAAAAGGCAATGTAGAAGTTCGCAAAGTATACAAAAAAGAGAAATCCGAAATTTTTGAGGTATCAACTTCTATTGGAGATTTTACCGCAGACAAAGTGATTATTGCTGCAGGTGCATATCATATTCCCAATATATTACCAATCTCAAGCCATATTGGTGATGATATTAAACAACTACACTCCGCGGATTATAAAAACTCAGAACAACTTCCAGATGGTTCTGTTCTAGTGGTAGGCTCGGGCCAGTCCGGAGCACAGATTGCGGAAGATTTGCACATTGCCGGTAAAAAAGTGTACCTCAGTGTAGGTACGGCCCCAAGAGCTCCAAGAACATATAGAGGTAAAGATGCTGTAGAATGGCTAGAAGATATGGGGTATTATGATCAGCCAATTGAATCACATCCAGACCCTGAAGAAGCGCGCCACAAAACCAATCATTATCTGACAGGTAGAGATGGTGGTCGCGATATTGACCTTCGTAAACTAGCGTTAGAAGGTGTAACTCTTCGTGGACAAATAAATAACATTCAAGATACAAACATTTACTTCAATGACGACCTGACCTATAATTTAGATGAGGCGGACAAAACCTACAATAGAATACAAAGTAATATTGATGAGTATATTGAAAACAATAATATTGATGCCCCTCCACCAAGCAGGTACACGTCTTTATGGGAACCATCTCTTAAAAATCAAGAACCATTGAATTATAAAAAAGAAGACATCAAAGCTATTGTTTGGTGTACAGGTTTTAGAGTTGACTACTCATGGGTAGATTTTCCTAAAGTATATGATTCCCGTGGCTTTCCTTCCTATAATAGAGGTGTCACAGAAGAAAAAGGACTGTACTTCATTGGCTTACCTTGGTTGCATACTTGGGGATCCGGCAGATTTTCACATGTTGGTCAAGACGCATCTTATATTGCGCAACATATTGTAGATAAATTTAATAATGAGCTTGTAGAAACCTGTTTGACCAGAAAATAA
- a CDS encoding NUDIX hydrolase → MRAKEILNVSVDCVVFGYDIKAKSLNVLLIKRYLESVAKSNVLVDDYVLTGYHVYEHETLDEASARVLKELTGLTNLYKKQFKVFGAPDRLMGKSDQIWVKSKKFSSRTFTVAYYFLLKTNDVDLKANKHKAKWFPLGELPKLGFDHKKIIEEAHEDLKAKCLSEPITFELLPLKFTMNDVQDLYQSILGVEIDNRNFRRKLISRKYIIALDEKQVGVSKKPAQLYMFSKDVYDKISNKNYLISM, encoded by the coding sequence ATGAGGGCTAAGGAAATCTTGAATGTATCTGTGGATTGTGTAGTTTTTGGATACGACATTAAGGCAAAATCGCTTAATGTTCTATTGATAAAGCGGTATCTGGAGTCCGTGGCAAAATCTAATGTCCTTGTGGATGATTATGTACTAACCGGTTACCATGTGTATGAGCATGAAACTCTAGATGAAGCCTCTGCTAGGGTTTTAAAAGAGCTAACCGGTCTAACCAATTTGTATAAGAAGCAATTTAAGGTATTTGGAGCTCCTGACCGGCTAATGGGGAAGTCAGACCAAATTTGGGTTAAGAGCAAGAAATTTAGCTCAAGGACTTTTACCGTAGCCTATTATTTTTTGTTGAAAACCAATGATGTTGATTTAAAGGCTAATAAGCATAAGGCAAAATGGTTTCCTCTAGGGGAATTGCCAAAACTAGGGTTTGACCATAAGAAAATTATAGAGGAAGCTCATGAAGACCTAAAGGCTAAATGCTTGTCCGAGCCTATAACATTTGAATTATTGCCCTTAAAATTCACCATGAATGATGTACAGGATCTCTATCAATCTATATTAGGTGTTGAAATTGATAACCGTAATTTTAGAAGAAAGTTAATCAGTAGAAAATATATAATTGCTTTGGATGAAAAGCAAGTTGGTGTTTCAAAAAAGCCAGCTCAGTTATATATGTTCAGTAAGGACGTGTATGATAAAATTTCCAATAAGAATTATTTGATCAGTATGTAA
- a CDS encoding substrate-binding domain-containing protein yields the protein MKNANSALKKILGPFVVVTLLFMCSCARQLETSKASNSLTKDTEESFVSKIDLSDKRIGYCTPSLNAPYYQALFQSIKSTTENNGMTFLSADGQNDINKQIAAVEDLITKGIDALLLNPLDPDALVGVTKVAKAAGVPVFIIDSSIDPSADFVTTIQSNNLANGELAGEWLAKKFGKEKMNIALLSGNAGNPVGKTRKQGLLQGITEEQLRTLGYIDLNIKTQMYTNWSYAGGLKAMEDVLVAHPDVNVVITESDVCVLGAIKAIAQAGKTDDILIVAGADGQKEAIKYIMETDFYGCTAMNSPVQIGKNAVQYAIEYMNGKTDFPKNSYTAPLLITKENAAKYYRQNAIF from the coding sequence ATGAAAAACGCAAATTCAGCTTTAAAGAAAATCCTTGGCCCATTCGTGGTGGTCACATTACTATTTATGTGCAGTTGTGCCAGACAGTTAGAAACAAGCAAAGCCTCCAACAGTCTAACCAAAGATACAGAGGAGAGTTTTGTAAGCAAAATAGATCTTTCAGACAAAAGAATAGGCTATTGCACCCCGTCATTGAACGCACCCTACTACCAAGCGCTGTTCCAGAGCATTAAGTCCACTACCGAAAATAATGGCATGACCTTCTTATCTGCAGATGGCCAAAATGATATTAACAAACAAATAGCCGCGGTTGAGGATCTAATCACAAAAGGTATTGATGCCCTGCTCCTTAACCCGCTAGATCCTGATGCCCTGGTTGGGGTTACCAAAGTCGCTAAAGCCGCCGGTGTTCCGGTATTCATTATAGACAGTTCTATTGACCCATCGGCAGATTTTGTTACCACCATTCAATCTAACAACTTAGCAAACGGGGAACTTGCCGGAGAATGGCTAGCCAAAAAATTCGGCAAAGAAAAAATGAATATTGCCCTATTAAGTGGTAATGCCGGAAACCCCGTAGGCAAAACACGGAAACAAGGGCTTTTGCAAGGTATTACGGAAGAACAATTAAGAACGTTGGGCTATATTGATTTGAACATTAAAACCCAAATGTATACCAACTGGTCCTATGCCGGCGGACTAAAGGCCATGGAAGATGTTTTGGTAGCACACCCAGATGTAAACGTAGTCATTACCGAATCGGATGTTTGTGTACTGGGAGCCATAAAGGCAATTGCCCAGGCGGGTAAAACAGACGATATTTTGATCGTTGCCGGTGCGGACGGACAAAAAGAAGCCATAAAGTACATTATGGAAACAGATTTCTATGGGTGTACCGCCATGAACAGTCCGGTACAGATAGGAAAAAATGCCGTTCAGTATGCAATTGAATACATGAACGGAAAAACAGATTTTCCAAAAAACTCATACACTGCGCCTTTACTGATCACAAAGGAAAATGCGGCAAAATACTACAGGCAAAATGCTATATTTTAA